The following coding sequences are from one Leptolyngbya sp. NIES-3755 window:
- a CDS encoding glycosyl transferase, WecB/TagA/CpsF family (similar to AA sequence:cyanobase_aa:Cyan7425_1126), translating to MNTVTASQKRFEEIVLLKTRFHKLTVQDLIDCIVESAQINQKTVVANVNVRAMNFACSKPWYRRFINQSNYVFCDGFGVLLGAKLNGYDVCSCHRMTCPDYIESLAKACEQEGVSLFLLAGKPGVTDRAIDQLKAIAPNLKIQGHHGYFAKTGAENEAVIQQINQFKPDVLYVGFGMPLQERWIVDNFDRVETRVFLPLGACLDFYTGTVYRGPRWLTDLGFEWLTRLLTKPGRLWQRYILGNPLFLSRILIESCKKRLGFSKI from the coding sequence ATGAATACTGTTACTGCCAGTCAGAAACGATTTGAAGAGATAGTTCTGTTAAAGACCCGGTTTCACAAGCTCACAGTGCAAGATTTGATTGACTGCATTGTTGAATCCGCTCAGATCAATCAAAAAACGGTGGTTGCGAATGTGAATGTTCGGGCGATGAACTTTGCTTGTTCCAAGCCTTGGTATCGTCGCTTCATTAATCAATCGAACTATGTGTTTTGTGATGGATTTGGAGTGCTACTTGGTGCAAAACTCAATGGTTATGATGTATGCTCTTGTCATCGGATGACTTGTCCAGACTACATTGAGTCTTTAGCAAAAGCTTGTGAACAAGAAGGCGTTTCATTGTTCTTGTTAGCGGGGAAACCCGGCGTGACAGATCGAGCGATCGACCAGCTAAAAGCGATCGCGCCGAATCTGAAGATCCAGGGTCATCATGGTTACTTTGCAAAAACGGGTGCAGAAAATGAAGCTGTGATCCAGCAGATTAACCAGTTCAAACCGGACGTTTTATATGTTGGGTTTGGGATGCCGCTTCAGGAACGATGGATTGTAGATAACTTCGATCGAGTCGAGACTCGCGTCTTTTTGCCTCTGGGAGCCTGTTTAGATTTTTATACTGGAACCGTCTATCGCGGTCCTCGCTGGCTGACTGACCTGGGATTTGAATGGTTAACTCGCTTGTTAACAAAACCAGGTCGTCTGTGGCAGCGCTATATCCTGGGCAATCCATTGTTCTTGTCGCGTATCTTGATCGAGTCTTGCAAAAAACGATTGGGTTTCAGCAAGATTTAG
- a CDS encoding proline hydroxylase-like protein (similar to AA sequence:cyanobase_aa:MAE41390), protein MPQTQTLSTVKVIRDPYPYIVIDNFLDEDLAEQVEHEFPGLDEMPRHSPDYQLLDGWHTNPHDAVVSTRPGLKRLFKHLESAEFREQLREVFGIEQPLYCDPEYQGAGLLAAKKGGVHKIHRDRNRHLTTHFYRRLTLLVYFNVGWKPGYGGEISLWDQKIRNSVDLPPLFNRCVVFENTRHAYHSVSDVNMPEGMIRKAVNFYYYTEYPAPAERHTHIYNTEFFASPGERWKFWSYVATTRFPVLLIDTTINRNEMIARFLQKTGLRAFWLRSMAAVFKVTSPRKYNKLLKSDRWNLFQKANPKLIQYWKDHNRV, encoded by the coding sequence ATGCCACAAACGCAAACTCTGAGTACTGTTAAGGTCATTCGTGATCCCTATCCCTATATCGTTATCGACAATTTTCTCGATGAAGATCTCGCGGAGCAGGTTGAACATGAGTTCCCTGGATTAGATGAGATGCCTCGTCACTCGCCAGACTATCAACTCCTCGATGGGTGGCACACGAATCCTCACGATGCAGTGGTTTCTACCCGTCCGGGTCTGAAGCGTCTGTTCAAGCATCTGGAATCTGCGGAGTTCAGAGAACAGTTACGTGAGGTGTTTGGTATCGAGCAACCGTTGTACTGTGATCCAGAGTATCAAGGGGCAGGATTGTTAGCCGCGAAAAAAGGTGGAGTTCACAAAATTCACCGCGATCGCAATCGTCACCTGACAACGCATTTTTATCGCCGTTTGACTCTGCTGGTTTACTTTAACGTAGGCTGGAAACCGGGCTATGGTGGAGAAATCAGCCTGTGGGATCAAAAGATCAGAAACAGTGTTGATCTTCCTCCATTGTTCAATCGCTGTGTAGTGTTTGAAAATACTCGCCATGCGTATCACAGTGTTTCGGATGTCAACATGCCGGAAGGAATGATTCGCAAAGCTGTCAATTTCTACTATTACACAGAGTATCCGGCTCCTGCTGAGCGTCACACTCACATTTACAACACCGAGTTCTTTGCTTCACCCGGAGAACGATGGAAGTTCTGGAGCTATGTGGCGACCACTCGGTTTCCGGTGCTGTTGATTGATACGACAATTAACCGCAATGAGATGATCGCTCGATTTCTGCAAAAGACTGGATTGAGAGCATTTTGGCTACGATCGATGGCTGCGGTTTTCAAAGTGACTTCACCCAGAAAGTACAACAAGCTGCTGAAATCCGATCGCTGGAATTTGTTCCAGAAGGCGAATCCGAAGCTGATCCAGTATTGGAAAGACCATAACCGAGTGTAA
- a CDS encoding endo-1,4-beta-xylanase (similar to AA sequence:cyanobase_aa:Cyan7425_1132) — MKLSRRQTLQLGFGAFLGAGCTHVTQLSGAAFDQPPKDFPVEGHLNLRQRAAAKGIIYGAAGNYRALTEDTEYAQVFAETCGILVPENELKWAALRPAPDQFDFKRSDWLAQFAKEHGMLFRGHTLAWHQSNPEWLKEVKAQQAEQVLVKHINTVVKHYAGRIHSWDVVNEAIAGEWSDRADKLQPTQWLKLLDKNYIDIAFKAAGAADPNAMLVYNDTAVDYDTPEDNQTRAAILKLLEWLKSRNAPIHALGIQAHLDGAEKRFNEKKFRDFLSEVAGMGLKILITELDVSDRYLPADIEVRDRAVAYALEQYLSVALDERAVIAVLTWGLSDRYTWLSMYPRPDNLPVRTLPYADNLRRKLAWNAIARSFDAAPKRG, encoded by the coding sequence ATGAAACTGTCAAGAAGACAAACATTACAGCTTGGGTTCGGTGCATTTCTAGGGGCGGGTTGCACTCATGTGACTCAACTCTCAGGTGCAGCATTTGATCAGCCACCGAAAGACTTTCCCGTTGAAGGACATCTGAATTTAAGACAACGTGCCGCCGCGAAAGGCATCATTTACGGTGCAGCAGGGAACTATCGCGCACTGACCGAAGACACAGAATATGCTCAAGTGTTTGCTGAGACTTGTGGCATATTAGTGCCCGAAAACGAATTGAAATGGGCAGCATTGCGACCTGCACCGGATCAGTTCGACTTTAAGCGCAGTGATTGGTTAGCTCAGTTTGCCAAAGAGCATGGCATGTTGTTTCGAGGACATACACTCGCTTGGCATCAATCGAATCCGGAATGGCTCAAGGAAGTCAAAGCCCAGCAAGCAGAGCAAGTGTTAGTCAAACACATTAATACTGTGGTTAAACACTATGCGGGGCGAATTCATTCTTGGGATGTGGTGAATGAAGCGATCGCGGGAGAATGGAGCGATCGAGCAGACAAACTACAGCCAACTCAATGGTTAAAGCTTTTAGACAAGAACTATATCGATATTGCCTTCAAAGCAGCAGGGGCGGCTGATCCAAATGCGATGCTGGTTTACAACGATACGGCAGTCGATTATGATACGCCTGAAGATAATCAAACCAGAGCCGCGATTCTGAAATTGCTGGAATGGCTAAAGTCTCGGAATGCTCCCATTCATGCTTTGGGAATTCAGGCGCACTTGGATGGAGCAGAAAAGCGATTTAATGAGAAAAAGTTTCGGGATTTTCTCAGCGAAGTGGCAGGCATGGGACTGAAGATCCTGATCACCGAACTCGATGTGAGCGATCGATATCTTCCGGCTGATATTGAAGTGCGCGATCGTGCGGTCGCTTATGCACTTGAACAGTACTTGTCAGTGGCACTGGATGAACGGGCGGTGATTGCGGTTTTGACTTGGGGACTTAGCGATCGCTATACATGGCTTTCAATGTATCCACGCCCGGACAATCTCCCTGTACGAACATTGCCCTACGCGGATAATCTGCGACGGAAACTCGCTTGGAATGCGATCGCTCGATCGTTCGATGCAGCCCCCAAGCGCGGTTAG
- a CDS encoding hypothetical protein (similar to AA sequence:cyanobase_aa:Npun_F5801), protein MTQDHQPSEFRFSGKFLGYIFKDGYKIKRLLLATSEGEFSIKMTKSARASLNQTLLPGEQIQVGGWQKLDRKTNTLKFKAYWIQPTSFQASIEAAIAPQSTASKPQKSGKEAILMCQKSSCMKRGKAVCKAIETALSDRGLDEQVQIKATGCMKACGKAPVVFMPGKNRYTKLDPKDVPTLIDEHFAPAIRPVEQPIELEPAPSLVTV, encoded by the coding sequence ATGACTCAGGACCACCAACCTAGCGAATTTCGCTTCTCCGGTAAGTTTCTCGGTTACATCTTCAAAGATGGCTACAAGATCAAGCGACTCCTGCTTGCGACTTCAGAAGGCGAGTTTTCCATCAAAATGACGAAAAGCGCGAGGGCTTCCCTAAATCAGACCTTGCTTCCTGGAGAACAAATTCAAGTCGGTGGCTGGCAAAAACTCGATCGCAAAACGAACACGCTAAAATTCAAAGCCTATTGGATTCAACCGACTTCATTCCAAGCGTCGATCGAAGCCGCAATTGCTCCTCAATCCACCGCTTCCAAACCTCAAAAATCTGGCAAAGAAGCGATTCTGATGTGCCAAAAATCAAGCTGCATGAAACGGGGCAAAGCCGTTTGTAAAGCGATCGAGACGGCACTCAGCGATCGAGGACTCGATGAGCAAGTTCAAATCAAAGCAACAGGCTGTATGAAAGCGTGTGGCAAAGCCCCCGTTGTGTTCATGCCTGGAAAAAATCGCTACACCAAACTCGATCCAAAAGATGTTCCAACCTTGATCGACGAGCATTTCGCACCTGCAATTCGACCCGTTGAGCAACCGATTGAACTCGAACCCGCTCCCAGTCTCGTCACAGTCTAA
- a CDS encoding histidine kinase A domain protein (similar to AA sequence:cyanobase_aa:LBDG_13240) — protein sequence MSEWIFPTLSEILVASGEMLSLPETQTPISVASRQLRSEREWFGAIAALEALLQATSDGGAVFSAPLPILSQPEALTNVSSWLFTPNSMFAGFPFQLPSADGITANCETDKTLALLPGDPLASEPFCLALTREFSVLMVQGENASGDPTFLFSFDPEVVDRAWQTLRLRVVLMNPAQLPRLDRLYKTFPPVEPKYKLVSQFTHALLSYLPDPIADSEKRRIRDPHPLQTPTSDVLAGADIELLQAISHEVRTPLTTIRTLTRLLLRRKDLPADAVKRLEVIDRECSEQIDRFNLICHAVELETSATKISSLATTSLEEVLEQSIPRWQKQANQRNLTLDVILPQHIPSVMSDPTMLDQALTSLIERSARSLPSGGSIQVEVSLAGHQLKLQLQPQAQEVDHSHRMPLLKSLGQVLMFQPETGSLSLNLNVTKNIFQALGGKLIVRERPEQGEVFTLFLPLEPSKAASELRV from the coding sequence ATGTCTGAGTGGATCTTCCCAACCTTAAGTGAAATCTTGGTCGCCAGCGGTGAAATGTTGTCGCTTCCAGAAACGCAAACGCCGATCTCCGTTGCATCTCGTCAATTACGGAGTGAGCGAGAATGGTTTGGCGCGATCGCGGCTCTCGAAGCTCTCCTGCAAGCAACTTCCGACGGTGGCGCGGTCTTTTCTGCTCCCCTACCGATTCTTAGTCAGCCTGAAGCGTTGACCAATGTTTCTTCCTGGCTTTTCACTCCCAATTCCATGTTTGCGGGTTTTCCCTTCCAGCTACCGTCTGCCGATGGTATTACCGCAAATTGTGAAACAGACAAAACACTTGCACTGCTTCCAGGTGATCCCCTCGCTTCTGAACCGTTCTGTTTGGCTCTGACTCGTGAATTCAGCGTGTTAATGGTTCAAGGCGAGAATGCCTCTGGTGATCCCACATTCTTATTCTCGTTTGATCCCGAAGTGGTCGATCGAGCGTGGCAAACTCTCCGATTGCGGGTGGTCTTGATGAATCCCGCTCAACTTCCCAGGCTCGATCGCTTATATAAAACGTTTCCACCCGTTGAACCCAAGTACAAGCTCGTCTCACAATTCACTCACGCACTCTTAAGTTATCTGCCTGATCCGATCGCAGATTCCGAAAAGCGCAGAATTCGCGATCCCCATCCTCTGCAAACTCCTACCTCAGACGTGTTAGCGGGTGCGGATATCGAACTCTTGCAAGCGATCTCGCACGAAGTTCGTACACCCTTAACCACGATTCGGACTTTGACGCGATTGTTGTTGCGGCGAAAAGATTTGCCTGCGGATGCGGTGAAACGATTGGAAGTCATCGATCGAGAATGTAGTGAACAAATCGATCGATTCAATCTAATCTGTCATGCGGTCGAGCTTGAAACCTCAGCCACTAAAATTTCGTCTCTTGCAACCACTTCGCTAGAGGAAGTTCTAGAGCAAAGTATCCCACGCTGGCAAAAACAAGCGAATCAGCGCAATCTTACGCTTGATGTGATTTTGCCTCAACATATTCCATCCGTGATGAGCGATCCGACGATGTTGGATCAGGCGCTCACGAGTTTGATTGAGCGATCGGCAAGAAGTTTGCCATCAGGCGGATCAATTCAAGTCGAGGTCTCACTCGCTGGACATCAATTGAAGTTACAGCTTCAACCCCAAGCGCAAGAAGTCGATCATTCTCATCGGATGCCGCTCTTGAAATCTCTAGGTCAAGTCTTAATGTTCCAACCGGAAACGGGCAGTTTGAGTCTGAACCTGAATGTTACTAAGAATATCTTTCAGGCTTTAGGCGGCAAGTTGATTGTCCGCGAACGTCCAGAACAAGGTGAAGTCTTTACGCTGTTTCTACCCTTGGAACCGAGTAAAGCCGCTTCAGAACTTCGAGTTTAA
- a CDS encoding hypothetical protein (protein of unknown function DUF1350;~similar to AA sequence:cyanobase_aa:LBDG_13250), whose translation MDWQEVSGNWVLVPDRPIAIIHFLGGAFVATAPQLTYRRLLEFLGDQGYLIVATPFVNTFDHTEIAKSVLVSFDKALRGLRSQLSVQYLPIYGMGHSMGCKLHLLIGSLFAVERAGNIFISFNNYAANEAVPFVEQFSQFLKPQGFSVEFTPSPSETKALIRDRYSVRRNLIVKFADDSIDQSLPLAQLLEDLHPGMITTHRLKGTHLTPLGPDFKWQVGSSFTPIDAIGQWMRQEIYRELRQLEKTVLSWLNPMAL comes from the coding sequence ATGGATTGGCAAGAAGTTTCCGGTAATTGGGTGCTTGTCCCCGATCGACCGATCGCAATCATTCATTTTCTAGGTGGCGCATTCGTCGCAACCGCTCCACAGTTAACGTACCGCCGATTGTTAGAGTTCCTTGGGGATCAAGGATATCTGATCGTGGCTACGCCGTTTGTAAATACCTTTGATCATACAGAAATCGCTAAATCGGTATTAGTCAGTTTTGATAAAGCGCTGAGAGGACTACGATCGCAGCTTTCAGTTCAATATCTGCCGATTTATGGAATGGGTCACAGTATGGGCTGTAAGCTGCATCTGTTGATTGGAAGTTTGTTCGCAGTGGAACGGGCAGGAAATATCTTTATTTCGTTCAATAATTACGCTGCGAATGAGGCTGTTCCGTTTGTTGAACAATTTTCGCAATTTCTTAAGCCACAAGGGTTCTCAGTCGAATTCACGCCGTCACCGAGCGAGACAAAGGCATTGATTCGCGATCGCTATTCAGTCCGACGCAATCTGATTGTCAAATTCGCGGATGATTCGATCGATCAATCCCTACCGTTGGCGCAACTGCTCGAAGATTTGCATCCCGGCATGATTACGACTCATCGACTAAAAGGAACCCACTTAACGCCATTAGGACCGGATTTCAAATGGCAAGTGGGATCTTCGTTTACGCCCATTGATGCGATCGGGCAATGGATGAGACAGGAAATTTATCGGGAACTGCGACAATTGGAAAAGACCGTTTTGAGTTGGTTGAATCCGATGGCGCTTTGA
- a CDS encoding RHS Repeat family protein (similar to AA sequence:cyanobase_aa:LBDG_44050) — translation MSSSDSSSLFACEKPGKNEVFISYSRQDKSFVERLCQAFQKHDREVWVDWEDIPVYADWRQEIHTGILEADAFLLVISPASVASVECRKEIELAIQHQKRLLPIVHRDIDRALHQQIPPEVGAINWFFFRETDDFAQSFQALLKAIDTDLQHVQTHTWLLIRTNEWQVHNQDESFLLRGKALETIEQWIVLAVGKNPQPTQAQREFVSASRLQETARQKREARRQRLVLMGITIAFAVTSILAWIAESRRRQAVLREIEAVAASSDTRFASEQTFPALLQALRAGVTLKQLTWSTPDQDLRSKVMTALSQALFWVTERNRLEGHRGWLNRVSFAPDGQILVSAGLDGIRLWRRDGSLIRTLAAQSSRVMGIEFSPNGQFFASGGFDAKITLWNREGQLIRTWNAPDAVRDVTFSPDGKVVAAATHDGIVSIWRLDGTLVTQLKGHQAQVNRVQFSPDGQLIATASADNTVKLWHHRGKLLTTLKQHQDQVMGLSFSPDGQRLASGSLDKTIRIWRRDGSLMTTIAGLSDGVQVVRFSPDGQFLASAGDDYPVHLWRPNGTLVATLPGHRNIVKDLRFGSDGQILASASNDSSIRFWQVKNPMLTVIPNYFKRPNETSSFNDIPNSVSFSPDNQLLAVGNMDGTVKLWRPDGTLAKTLDRHRERVNSVIFSPDGQHLASVSDDETVILWHRNGKLMRSIKTENPLLDVSFSPDGTMIAIAASGGKSYLFRSDGTAIKTLKKHTKDVWSVRFSPDSKWIVSASDDGTIKLGSLDGTIDKTLKDPDGTGFPLTKVQFSPDGQIIAAASNDGTVKIWRSDGMWIRKFSSESGSISALKFHPNGQMLAAADDQGTIFLWSLEGLLLTKLNGHRKGVWSLDFSSDGKTLASASDDATIILWSVDHLNLNQLLTLGCDWVKNYLETNPNIADGDRRLCKSISP, via the coding sequence ATGTCTAGCTCTGATAGTTCGAGTTTGTTTGCCTGTGAAAAACCGGGCAAAAACGAAGTTTTTATTTCTTACTCACGGCAAGATAAATCGTTTGTGGAGCGATTGTGTCAAGCGTTTCAAAAACATGACCGTGAGGTTTGGGTGGATTGGGAAGACATTCCCGTTTACGCAGACTGGCGACAGGAGATTCACACGGGAATTCTGGAAGCGGATGCCTTTTTACTGGTTATCAGCCCCGCTTCTGTGGCATCAGTTGAATGCAGGAAAGAAATTGAACTAGCAATTCAACACCAAAAACGCTTGCTCCCGATCGTGCATCGTGACATCGATCGAGCTTTACATCAACAGATTCCACCAGAAGTCGGGGCGATTAATTGGTTCTTTTTTCGAGAAACGGACGATTTTGCTCAGTCGTTTCAAGCCTTGCTAAAGGCGATCGACACCGATTTACAGCACGTTCAGACGCACACGTGGCTCCTAATTCGCACGAATGAGTGGCAGGTTCACAATCAAGACGAAAGCTTTTTGCTGCGGGGGAAAGCCCTCGAAACGATCGAGCAATGGATTGTGTTAGCAGTGGGAAAAAATCCGCAACCCACTCAAGCGCAAAGAGAATTTGTCAGCGCCAGTCGATTGCAAGAAACCGCACGACAAAAACGAGAGGCACGACGACAGCGGCTCGTCCTCATGGGGATCACGATCGCCTTTGCAGTGACGAGTATTTTGGCTTGGATTGCGGAATCTCGTCGCAGACAAGCCGTTCTACGAGAAATCGAAGCGGTTGCCGCTTCCTCAGATACACGATTTGCTTCTGAGCAAACTTTTCCAGCATTGCTTCAAGCATTACGGGCTGGCGTAACCCTCAAACAATTAACGTGGAGCACTCCCGATCAGGATCTCCGATCGAAGGTCATGACGGCTTTGAGCCAAGCTTTGTTTTGGGTTACAGAACGCAATCGTCTTGAAGGGCATCGCGGGTGGCTCAATCGTGTCAGTTTTGCTCCAGATGGGCAAATTCTAGTCTCAGCAGGACTGGATGGCATTCGACTCTGGCGGCGAGATGGCAGCCTAATTCGCACATTAGCAGCACAATCATCCAGGGTGATGGGCATTGAGTTTAGCCCGAATGGGCAGTTTTTTGCGTCCGGTGGCTTCGATGCCAAGATCACCCTATGGAATCGCGAAGGTCAGTTAATTCGCACCTGGAATGCGCCGGATGCTGTCCGCGATGTCACCTTCAGCCCGGATGGAAAAGTTGTGGCAGCGGCAACCCATGACGGGATTGTGAGCATTTGGCGACTGGATGGCACCTTGGTAACACAACTGAAGGGGCATCAAGCCCAGGTCAATCGGGTTCAGTTTAGTCCAGACGGACAACTAATTGCGACTGCCAGCGCGGATAATACCGTAAAACTTTGGCACCACAGGGGTAAGTTGCTCACAACGCTGAAACAGCATCAAGACCAAGTGATGGGTCTTAGCTTTAGTCCTGATGGACAACGTTTGGCTTCAGGCAGCTTAGACAAAACCATTCGGATTTGGCGACGTGATGGCTCCCTCATGACGACGATCGCAGGATTGAGTGATGGCGTTCAAGTCGTTCGCTTTAGTCCCGATGGGCAATTTTTGGCTTCGGCAGGTGACGATTACCCGGTGCACCTTTGGCGACCCAATGGAACCCTTGTCGCAACCTTGCCTGGGCACAGAAACATTGTGAAGGATCTTCGGTTTGGCTCGGATGGTCAAATCCTTGCGTCTGCAAGTAACGATAGCAGCATCCGATTTTGGCAAGTCAAAAACCCGATGCTGACGGTCATTCCGAACTATTTCAAACGACCGAACGAGACTAGCAGTTTCAATGACATTCCCAATAGCGTGAGTTTTAGCCCTGACAATCAACTGCTTGCGGTGGGCAACATGGATGGAACGGTTAAACTATGGCGACCGGATGGAACATTGGCAAAAACGCTCGATCGCCATCGAGAGCGAGTCAACTCTGTGATCTTTAGCCCAGATGGTCAACATCTCGCTTCGGTTAGCGACGATGAAACTGTGATTCTTTGGCATCGGAATGGCAAACTGATGCGGTCAATCAAAACAGAAAATCCGTTGCTCGATGTCAGCTTTAGCCCAGATGGAACGATGATTGCGATCGCAGCGAGTGGTGGCAAATCTTACCTGTTTCGATCCGACGGAACCGCAATCAAAACCTTAAAGAAACATACGAAAGACGTTTGGAGTGTTAGGTTTAGCCCTGATAGCAAGTGGATTGTTTCCGCAAGTGATGATGGAACAATAAAACTTGGTAGCCTTGACGGAACGATCGATAAAACTCTCAAAGATCCTGACGGAACTGGCTTTCCACTGACCAAAGTGCAATTTAGTCCTGATGGTCAGATCATTGCAGCCGCAAGTAACGATGGAACTGTCAAGATTTGGAGATCTGACGGAATGTGGATCAGGAAATTTAGTTCGGAGAGCGGTAGTATTAGCGCACTGAAATTTCATCCCAATGGACAGATGCTTGCAGCCGCAGATGATCAAGGAACGATTTTCCTGTGGAGCCTAGAGGGTCTGCTGCTGACTAAACTAAATGGTCATCGCAAGGGAGTTTGGAGCCTTGATTTTAGTTCTGACGGCAAGACTTTAGCTTCCGCCAGTGATGATGCCACGATCATTTTATGGAGTGTGGATCACCTCAACTTGAATCAATTACTAACTCTCGGTTGTGACTGGGTGAAAAATTATCTTGAGACTAATCCAAATATTGCAGACGGCGATCGCCGCCTTTGTAAATCGATTTCGCCCTAA
- a CDS encoding putative amidohydrolase (similar to AA sequence:cyanobase_aa:LBDG_06450): protein MFVLLQQVRFLDPVANVDRVTDVLLEDGIIRAFEPSEIPESAERRSGSGCVLAPGLIDLYSHSGEPGFEERETLESLQEAAIAGGFTRLNLLPDTNPAIDHSAIVTQIRSKFPRINCWGALTLNTDGQQMTEFAELAADVIGFTDGKAIANLALVRRLLEYIQPMRKTIALWACDPGLAGKGVIREGANSMRFGLPGVPIMAESAPLAALIECIEEIGTPVHLMRISTARGVELVRSAKSRGVPITASTTWLHLLLSTDSVHSYDPSLRLDPPLGNSSDRAALIQAVKEGVIDSIAVDHHPYTYEEKTVAFGEAPPGAIGLEFALPLLWSNLVESGRWTALELWQSFTVRSARCLGQDLKAIAPNQSHDLILFDPNEKWTVDRANLRSLSTNTTWLNQSISGRVLEAWYF from the coding sequence ATGTTTGTTTTGCTTCAGCAAGTCCGATTCCTTGATCCGGTTGCCAATGTCGATCGCGTCACTGATGTGCTTTTGGAAGATGGCATCATTCGTGCATTCGAGCCTTCAGAAATTCCGGAGTCGGCGGAACGTCGATCGGGTTCGGGTTGTGTTCTCGCTCCTGGTTTGATCGATCTCTATAGTCACAGCGGCGAGCCGGGATTTGAAGAACGCGAAACATTGGAATCGTTACAAGAAGCCGCGATCGCGGGTGGATTCACTCGCTTGAATCTTTTGCCTGATACGAATCCCGCGATCGATCATTCCGCGATCGTGACTCAAATCCGATCAAAGTTTCCTCGAATCAATTGTTGGGGAGCCTTGACGCTGAACACGGACGGGCAACAAATGACCGAGTTCGCGGAACTTGCGGCAGATGTGATTGGGTTTACGGATGGGAAAGCGATCGCGAATTTAGCCTTAGTACGACGACTCTTGGAATACATCCAGCCGATGAGAAAGACGATCGCACTATGGGCTTGCGATCCTGGATTAGCAGGAAAAGGTGTGATTCGAGAAGGCGCAAATTCGATGCGGTTTGGATTGCCCGGAGTGCCGATTATGGCGGAATCTGCTCCACTTGCAGCATTGATTGAATGTATTGAAGAGATTGGAACTCCGGTTCATCTGATGCGAATCTCAACAGCACGAGGCGTGGAATTAGTTCGATCGGCAAAATCTCGCGGCGTTCCAATTACGGCAAGTACAACTTGGCTGCACTTATTATTGAGTACGGATTCCGTTCATTCTTACGATCCGAGTTTGCGACTTGATCCGCCATTGGGGAACTCAAGCGATCGAGCAGCCCTGATCCAGGCGGTGAAAGAAGGTGTAATTGATTCGATTGCCGTGGATCATCATCCGTACACTTACGAAGAGAAAACGGTTGCTTTCGGAGAAGCTCCTCCAGGTGCGATCGGATTAGAGTTTGCTTTACCGTTACTCTGGTCGAATCTTGTTGAATCGGGTCGCTGGACGGCTTTGGAATTGTGGCAAAGTTTTACTGTTCGATCGGCTCGGTGCTTGGGACAGGATTTGAAGGCGATCGCACCCAATCAGTCGCATGATTTGATTCTGTTTGATCCCAATGAAAAATGGACAGTCGATCGAGCAAATTTACGATCGCTGTCCACAAATACGACTTGGCTAAATCAATCCATTTCTGGGCGAGTCTTAGAAGCCTGGTATTTCTAG
- a CDS encoding signal peptidase I (similar to AA sequence:cyanobase_aa:LBDG_06460) codes for MNRVDNPAPNRKARQKDENPWLEGLKTIGLSAVLAIGIRQFVAEARYIPSGSMLPTLQINDRLIIDKISYRFNNPERGDIVVFSPTAALEKQNFHDAFIKRVIGLPGEKVQVKGGRVYVNDQPLREDYIGKDNAPEYEWGPQVVPPNSYLVLGDNRNNSYDSHYWGFVPRDKIIGRAVVRFWPPNRVGEIAPDPQF; via the coding sequence ATGAATCGAGTGGATAACCCGGCTCCTAACAGAAAAGCCCGTCAGAAAGACGAAAATCCCTGGCTAGAGGGACTGAAAACAATTGGGTTGAGTGCCGTTCTAGCGATCGGGATTCGGCAATTTGTCGCAGAAGCCCGCTACATTCCGTCTGGTTCGATGTTGCCGACGTTGCAGATTAACGATCGACTGATCATCGACAAAATTAGTTATCGCTTCAATAATCCTGAACGTGGCGATATTGTTGTATTCTCTCCAACCGCTGCTTTAGAGAAACAAAATTTCCACGATGCGTTTATTAAGCGTGTAATCGGTCTTCCTGGTGAGAAAGTACAGGTCAAAGGCGGTCGCGTCTACGTCAACGATCAGCCCCTTCGCGAAGATTACATCGGCAAAGATAACGCTCCTGAGTACGAATGGGGTCCTCAAGTCGTTCCCCCCAATTCTTATCTAGTCCTGGGTGATAACCGTAATAACAGTTACGACAGTCACTATTGGGGATTCGTCCCGCGTGACAAAATCATTGGTAGAGCCGTGGTGCGGTTTTGGCCTCCGAATCGAGTTGGAGAGATTGCACCTGACCCACAGTTCTAG